In Macadamia integrifolia cultivar HAES 741 chromosome 13, SCU_Mint_v3, whole genome shotgun sequence, one DNA window encodes the following:
- the LOC122058803 gene encoding cytochrome P450 CYP72A219-like, translating into MATAAMGEVIGSIAMVAVGILVVWCGWRVLDWIWLQPKKQERFLKKQGFNITPYKIPFGDMFEIGKMHMEAESKPIKPTHEIVDRVAPWNNHIIQTYGKKSVYWLGNCPMVHIMDPSLANAILSDKSGTIRKPELDPVSKMIAFGIFNYEGEKWAMHRRIMNPAFHLEKLKFMSSAITTSLKDLVNKWEKVVPSQGYCEVNVWPYIDALSADVISRTLFGSSYEEGKRIFQIQHEQAELVTVLLRSIYIPGFRFLPTKINRKMKETYGEVRTLLRDLINSKVKALQAGEGNKDLLSLLLESFYQDQGKITIDEIIEHCKVFYFAGQETIAVLLTWTIVVLSLHPEWQVRAREEVFQVFGNKTPHWDGLDQLKLIPMILLEVLRLYPPAAVLFRYTSKDFKHGDITLPAGVQLVLPAILLHHSHEHWGKDADEFNPERFSEGVAKATNNQLIFFPFGWGPRVCIGQQFAMIEARMGLSTILQLFSFELSPSYTHTPANIIALRPTQGVHLKLRKV; encoded by the exons ATGGCCACAGCAGCTATGGGAGAAGTAATTGGGTCCATTGCAATGGTCGCAGTTGGTATTTTGGTAGTGTGGTGTGGATGGAGAGTACTAGATTGGATATGGTTGCAGCCCAAGAAGCAAGAGAGGTTTCTGAAGAAGCAAGGCTTCAATATCACTCCATACAAGATTCCATTTGGTGACATGTTTGAGATAGGGAAGATGCATATGGAAGCCGAGTCAAAGCCCATCAAACCAACTCATGAAATTGTTGATCGTGTGGCTCCTTGGAACAATCATATCATCCAAACCTATG GTAAGAAGTCTGTGTATTGGTTGGGAAATTGTCCAATGGTGCATATTATGGATCCCAGTCTCGCGAATGCCATTCTCAGTGACAAGTCTGGTACCATTAGGAAACCTGAATTGGACCCAGTTTCCAAGATGATTGCTTTTGGCATTTTTAATTATGAAGGAGAGAAATGGGCCATGCACAGAAGGATTATGAACCCAGCCTTCCATTTAGAGAAGTTAAAG TTTATGTCATCAGCAATTACTACAAGCTTAAAGGATTTGGTCAACAAATGGGAAAAGGTGGTTCCATCACAAGGGTATTGTGAAGTAAATGTTTGGCCTTATATTGATGCTTTAAGTGCAGATGTCATCTCTCGGACTCTATTTGGCAGCAGCTATGAGGAAGGGAAAAGGATTTTCCAGATTCAACATGAACAAGCTGAGCTTGTAACAGTTCTTCTTCGATCCATATATATCCCAGGATTTAG ATTTTTGCCCACAAAAATCAATAGGAAAATGAAGGAAACTTATGGAGAAGTGCGAACTCTTTTGAGAGATCTAATCAATAGCAAAGTAAAAGCTCTACAAGCAGGAGAGGGTAACAAGGATTTACTATCCTTGCTACTAGAGTCCTTCTACCAAGATCAAGGAAAGATAACTATTGATGAGATCATAGAACACTGTAAGGTATTCTACTTTGCTGGGCAAGAAACTATAGCAGTTCTATTGACATGGACAATAGTTGTATTGAGTTTACACCCAGAGTGGCAAGTCCGCGCAAGGGAAGAAGTCTTTCAAGTCTTTGGGAACAAAACACCACATTGGGATGGACTAGACCAACTCAAACTC ATTCCCATGATTTTGTTAGAGGTGCTTAGATTATATCCACCAGCTGCAGTTCTCTTTCGGTATACTAGCAAGGACTTCAAACATGGAGATATAACTCTCCCAGCTGGAGTACAACTAGTGTTACCTGCAATCCTTCTTCATCATTCTCATGAACACTGGGGCAAAGATGCAGATGAGTTCAATCCAGAGAGATTCTCAGAAGGAGTTGCCAAAGCCACAAACAATCAACTCATATTTTTCCCATTTGGTTGGGGACCTAGGGTATGCATTGGGCAACAGTTTGCCATGATCGAAGCAAGGATGGGTTTGTCCACTATTCTGCAACTGTTCTCATTTGAGCTCTCTCCATCTTATACTCATACTCCTGCCAATATTATAGCTCTCCGTCCAACACAAGGTGTTCACCTCAAATTACGTAAAGTGTAG